One Halobaculum marinum genomic window carries:
- a CDS encoding ABC transporter ATP-binding protein, producing the protein MSTEPVVTDGLTKRYGPVRGIEDLSLTVRRGEVFGFLGPNGAGKTTTIRTLLGFQSPTSGTARVLGADVTDAAALRAARANVGYLPSEPGLDEGVTGRRLLAYHGRLRGDVRSEELLELFDPPLDRKVGDYSRGNRQMLAIVLAFMHDPDLVIMDEPTSGLDPLKQEQFHAFVRAEQERGKTFFFSSHVLSEVRKVCDRVGIIREGRLIALEDVDDLLHRSGKVVRAEFANPVPADAFAVDGAHDVTVGDGESAATGTRAGTTVSFTYTGPYEPLLRRLLDHDLVDLAIEEAPLEDVFMRFYGGGVDGDGTVADVTGDESRAETDSDETVADDGERDGEVSTGAST; encoded by the coding sequence ATGAGCACCGAACCGGTCGTGACCGACGGCCTCACGAAGCGATACGGCCCCGTTCGGGGGATCGAAGACCTCTCGCTGACGGTCCGACGCGGCGAGGTGTTCGGCTTCCTCGGCCCCAACGGCGCCGGCAAGACGACCACCATCCGGACCCTCCTCGGGTTCCAGTCGCCCACCAGTGGGACCGCGCGGGTGCTGGGCGCGGACGTGACCGACGCCGCGGCGCTACGGGCGGCCCGCGCGAACGTGGGCTACCTCCCGAGCGAACCGGGCCTCGACGAGGGCGTCACTGGGCGTCGGCTGTTGGCGTACCACGGTCGACTCCGCGGCGACGTCCGCAGCGAGGAACTGCTCGAACTGTTCGACCCGCCGCTCGACCGCAAGGTGGGCGACTACTCCCGGGGGAACAGGCAGATGCTCGCCATCGTCCTGGCGTTCATGCACGACCCCGACCTCGTGATCATGGATGAACCCACCTCCGGGCTGGACCCGTTGAAACAGGAGCAGTTCCACGCGTTCGTCCGAGCCGAACAGGAGCGCGGGAAGACGTTCTTCTTCTCCTCGCACGTGCTGAGCGAGGTGCGGAAGGTGTGCGACCGCGTCGGCATCATCCGCGAAGGGCGCCTCATCGCGCTGGAGGACGTCGACGACCTGCTCCACCGGAGCGGGAAGGTCGTCCGCGCCGAGTTCGCGAACCCGGTCCCCGCAGACGCGTTCGCCGTCGACGGCGCCCATGACGTGACCGTCGGTGACGGCGAGTCCGCCGCGACGGGGACCCGCGCGGGGACGACCGTCTCGTTCACCTACACCGGGCCGTACGAACCGCTGCTCCGGCGACTGCTCGACCACGACCTCGTCGACCTCGCTATCGAAGAGGCGCCGCTGGAGGACGTGTTCATGCGGTTCTACGGCGGCGGCGTCGACGGCGACGGCACGGTCGCCGACGTGACGGGCGACGAGTCGCGCGCGGAGACCGACTCCGACGAGACGGTTGCCGACGACGGCGAGCGCGACGGTGAGGTGTCGACGGGGGCGTCGACCTGA
- a CDS encoding STAS/SEC14 domain-containing protein, which produces MFDYITELNEGPVVAFRVSDRVTEEDFAALSDEMDERIDEHGSVRLYVEFDGIPLPELEALDDDLKLWRRYSNDISRYAIVGEGRLLKWGTAVSDRLTGVEVEFFNRDDREAAHEWIDEGITA; this is translated from the coding sequence ATGTTCGACTACATCACAGAGCTGAACGAGGGGCCAGTGGTCGCGTTCCGCGTGTCCGACCGCGTGACCGAGGAGGACTTCGCCGCGTTGAGCGACGAGATGGACGAACGAATCGACGAACACGGCTCCGTGCGACTGTACGTCGAGTTCGACGGCATTCCACTCCCCGAGTTGGAGGCGCTCGACGACGACCTGAAGCTGTGGCGCCGCTACAGCAACGACATCTCCCGCTACGCAATCGTCGGCGAGGGGCGCCTGCTCAAGTGGGGCACCGCCGTCAGCGACCGGCTCACCGGTGTCGAGGTGGAGTTCTTCAACCGGGACGACCGCGAGGCGGCCCACGAGTGGATCGACGAGGGGATCACCGCGTAA
- a CDS encoding CBS domain-containing protein, whose protein sequence is MLVEQLMSREVVTCDAGGSLHAAVEQMLEATVGSVIVTRDDAPVAILTETDVLRATAVTGRPLDDIPIRRVASHPLVTTSPRTTIRNAVGTMTDNDVKKLPVVAGTDLVGIITQSDIVAHYGDFIREAHRLNAQADAWEE, encoded by the coding sequence GTGCTCGTCGAACAGCTCATGTCGCGCGAGGTGGTCACCTGCGACGCCGGCGGGTCGCTCCACGCGGCGGTCGAGCAGATGCTCGAGGCGACCGTCGGCAGCGTCATCGTCACGCGCGACGACGCGCCGGTCGCCATCCTCACCGAGACGGACGTGCTCCGAGCGACGGCCGTGACGGGCCGGCCGCTCGACGACATCCCGATCCGCCGAGTCGCGAGTCACCCGCTCGTCACCACGTCGCCGCGGACGACGATCCGCAACGCCGTCGGGACGATGACCGACAACGACGTCAAGAAACTGCCCGTGGTCGCGGGGACCGACCTCGTCGGTATCATCACACAAAGCGACATCGTCGCCCACTACGGCGACTTCATCCGGGAGGCACACCGCCTCAACGCCCAAGCCGACGCCTGGGAGGAGTGA
- a CDS encoding alpha/beta fold hydrolase gives MQTRLRTPPALAGVDVDHEFREVNGVGLHVVAAGDPADPLVVLLHGFPEFWYGWHRQIAPLVAAGYRVLVPDQRGYNRSGKPAGVRPYRLTELSRDVVELIRSDGYESAHIVGHDWGAFVAWDLALRHPERVDRLGVVNVPHPTVFRRTLLRNREQLRRSWYAFAFQLPFVPEWAAARDDFSLWVRLLAGSVPDGTFTEADFDRYRRAWSHPRTARSMINWYRAVPRYPRLPPRERVTAPTLIVWGEQDEALVPEMAPESRSYCDDGRLERFPNAGHFVTHERPDAVADLLVDHLDG, from the coding sequence ATGCAGACTCGCCTCCGGACGCCGCCCGCGCTCGCCGGCGTCGACGTCGACCACGAGTTCCGCGAGGTGAACGGCGTGGGTCTCCACGTCGTCGCCGCGGGCGACCCGGCCGACCCGCTCGTCGTGCTCCTCCACGGCTTCCCGGAGTTCTGGTACGGGTGGCACCGTCAGATCGCCCCGCTCGTCGCGGCCGGCTACCGCGTCCTCGTCCCCGACCAACGCGGCTACAACCGCAGCGGCAAGCCCGCGGGCGTCAGGCCGTACCGCCTCACCGAGTTGTCGCGCGACGTGGTCGAGTTGATCCGCTCGGACGGCTACGAGTCGGCCCACATCGTCGGCCACGACTGGGGCGCGTTCGTCGCGTGGGACCTGGCGCTGCGCCACCCCGAGCGCGTCGACCGTCTCGGCGTCGTCAACGTCCCCCACCCGACGGTGTTCCGGCGCACTCTGCTGCGAAACCGCGAGCAACTGCGCCGGAGCTGGTACGCGTTCGCGTTCCAACTGCCGTTCGTGCCGGAGTGGGCGGCCGCCCGCGACGACTTCTCGCTGTGGGTCCGGCTGCTCGCGGGGAGCGTCCCCGACGGCACGTTCACCGAGGCGGACTTCGATCGGTACCGCCGGGCGTGGAGCCACCCGCGGACGGCGCGGTCGATGATCAACTGGTACCGGGCGGTGCCGCGGTACCCGCGACTCCCGCCGCGCGAGCGGGTGACGGCGCCGACGCTGATCGTGTGGGGGGAGCAAGACGAGGCGCTCGTGCCCGAGATGGCGCCCGAGAGTCGCTCCTACTGCGACGACGGGCGGCTCGAACGGTTCCCGAATGCGGGACACTTCGTCACCCACGAACGGCCCGACGCGGTCGCGGACCTCCTCGTCGACCACCTCGACGGGTAG
- a CDS encoding histidine kinase N-terminal 7TM domain-containing protein, translated as MQFPPIAFVLLFAAFLAAGAAVIARRSSVTEGSRLFVALMFLVAVWSLTYAFQLLATTEAWKVLWNSVQYLPGFVAPILFCAFAFTYAGKGATVTRRRLAAAVAFPVVAGLSVWVPSLDQYVREQVQMSSYGGFVALDVVHGPVFLACVGYAYVFVLAGVARIVLTSIRAPSVYRRQAGLVTLGAVVPLGASVGSYILDVTMIDLTPVALAVFGVTVAVALVRYQLLTVAPIERDAILSEVSDGILVTDADGRVLDRNPAAAAMLGADCEVGEVLTHADAAPVPQLIDTPADETCELSLDDDRWVTCRKRHLEWTGSDTDAYLYILHDITDRREHERELERRNERLDEFASVVSHDLRNPLSIATGYAELAERDPNPEHFDRIADAHERIDEIIEDLLTLTRTGKAVGDTEAVDLDAVAEEAWAGVEMTDATLTLATDRTIEADRLRLKQALENLFRNAAEHGGDDVTVTVADAADGFVVADDGPGIPPEDRADVLEPGVSGAGGTGVGLAIVSAVAEGHGWALDVEESADGGARFAFRTAS; from the coding sequence CGGTGATCGCACGCCGGAGCAGCGTCACCGAGGGGTCGCGGCTGTTCGTCGCGCTCATGTTTCTCGTCGCCGTGTGGTCACTCACCTACGCGTTCCAGTTGCTCGCGACGACGGAGGCGTGGAAGGTGCTGTGGAACTCCGTCCAGTACCTCCCCGGCTTCGTCGCCCCGATCCTGTTTTGCGCGTTCGCGTTCACCTACGCCGGGAAGGGGGCGACCGTCACCCGCCGGCGACTCGCTGCCGCCGTCGCGTTCCCCGTCGTCGCGGGCCTGTCGGTGTGGGTGCCGTCGCTCGACCAGTACGTCCGCGAGCAGGTGCAGATGTCGAGCTACGGGGGGTTCGTGGCCCTCGACGTGGTGCACGGACCGGTGTTCCTCGCGTGCGTCGGCTACGCCTACGTATTCGTCTTGGCGGGCGTCGCTCGGATCGTGTTGACGAGCATCCGTGCACCGAGCGTGTACCGACGACAGGCGGGGCTCGTCACACTGGGGGCGGTGGTCCCGCTCGGCGCGAGCGTCGGGTCGTACATCCTCGACGTGACGATGATCGACCTCACGCCGGTCGCACTCGCGGTGTTCGGCGTGACGGTGGCGGTCGCGCTCGTTCGGTACCAACTCCTCACGGTCGCGCCGATCGAACGCGACGCGATTCTCTCGGAGGTGTCCGACGGGATCCTCGTCACCGACGCCGACGGGCGAGTCCTCGACCGAAACCCAGCGGCAGCGGCGATGTTGGGCGCCGACTGCGAGGTCGGGGAGGTGTTGACCCACGCGGACGCCGCCCCGGTTCCCCAACTGATCGACACGCCGGCCGACGAGACGTGCGAACTGTCGCTCGACGACGACCGCTGGGTCACGTGTCGGAAGCGCCACCTCGAATGGACGGGGAGCGACACGGACGCCTACCTCTACATCCTCCACGACATCACCGACCGCCGGGAACACGAACGGGAACTGGAGCGGCGGAACGAACGGCTCGACGAGTTCGCCAGCGTCGTGAGCCACGACCTCCGCAACCCCCTCTCGATCGCGACCGGCTACGCCGAACTCGCGGAGCGCGACCCCAACCCTGAGCACTTCGATCGGATCGCCGACGCCCACGAGCGTATCGACGAGATTATCGAGGACCTGCTGACGCTCACTCGCACCGGGAAGGCCGTGGGCGACACCGAGGCGGTCGACCTCGACGCCGTCGCCGAAGAGGCCTGGGCGGGCGTCGAGATGACCGACGCGACCCTCACGCTTGCGACCGACCGCACCATCGAGGCGGACCGCCTCCGCCTCAAGCAGGCGTTGGAGAACCTATTTCGCAACGCCGCAGAACACGGCGGCGACGACGTGACCGTCACCGTGGCCGACGCCGCCGACGGCTTCGTCGTCGCGGACGACGGCCCGGGGATCCCGCCCGAAGACCGGGCGGACGTGCTCGAACCGGGCGTCTCCGGCGCCGGCGGCACCGGCGTCGGACTCGCGATCGTCTCGGCGGTCGCAGAGGGCCACGGCTGGGCGCTCGACGTCGAAGAGAGCGCCGACGGCGGCGCGCGCTTCGCGTTCCGAACGGCCTCGTGA